The DNA sequence CCCAGACCAACTCTTGTGTTCCGTTTTTCACAGAATATCTCCTTGACCCTAACCAGTCAGTTTAACCAGTCAGGCTACCAGTCAGATGTACATGTCAGGCTAACCAGTCAGGCTTACCTGTCAGGCCTACAAGTCAGGCTAACCAGTCAGGCTAAACAGTCAGGCCCTCTACTCTTCTTCCTTTACACCAAGTAACTAGGCTCTCACGGTCTCTTGTGTCACTGCTGTGCATTTCTCAACTTGCCTTCCCCCCTTTGAACAGCAAGGTGGCGACCCGCTTTCCCTGTGTGCTTGACCAACACCTCGAGCAAAACCTTGACATGATGGATTTGCTATTCCTGATGACGCAAGCCTGTCCACTCTAAGACCTGTCCAGTACAGTTGTCATATCCACTGTGTCCACCTCCCACCGTGGAAAGAACCCTGGCTGTGACTGCTCAAAATACTGTCCTTCTGGGGAAGCATCAAAGTGGGAAACCTCTCCCGCAGGTTTATACCCATTTAATGAGTTGGACCCCAACTCACATGGAAAGTGGTCCAAGTCTTAAAAATAACCACAATTCTGAACTACTGCAATTTATAATTGGTTGGGCTCTGTGTTTGGGCCATTGAAACCCTGCAATTTATCCAGAACGCCACAGCCCACTTGGTTTTCAACCTTCCCAAGCTCTCCTATGTCGTCCTACTTCTCCgcacactccactggcttccagttaaAGACTGCATCTATTACAAGACCATGGTGTTAGCATACAGAGCAGCGTGGGGAACTACCCTAACTAACCCCCAGGCTGTGCTTAAACACAGTTTCTTCTTCTAGTCCTAAAGGATCACTTACAAGGAATTAGTTcccaacaaagacattttaacaTGTACATATTAGTACAACAGTGAGCTGTCAGCTGGGATGAAAATGCGTGATTAGATAGCGGCTTTATGCTGCCATGTTCAGTGTCCCGATGCTCCAGCCTAGGGGCACTATTGCATATGTCCTGTAAATATGTCTTACTGAGCAACCAACTGAAAGAAGTTCACTCTATGAATAACAGAGGTGCATACTTAGACTGTCCAACACAAAGTGAGGGAGGTTTAGGCACctggacacattttcaaaaagtataATTGTTCCCCTTTAAATCCAGAATGTCTATGAGGAGCCACTGCCCAACAGTCCATGTTCCATGCAAATATGCGATTCCCTGTCAGAGAACGGGGTTTAATCTTAATCGCCACACCGACTTCACTTGTCTTAGATGTACTTTGTAGATATCACTGTTTTTTGATTTGTCAATGAACATCAATAAACATCTACATCAATAAACATCTACATAACTGTATATCTGTAAATCGCTTAAAGATTGCAACATTTGCTGTTCAGCAGTTTCATCATAATATGTCGGTTACAGGTGTGTAGAATGTGTAAATATAGGCTACTACTGTTGAACTTATATGAGTGTATCATATCAATTAGAAAGTACGAATCGTTTAGAGTCCATTAATATTATTTCTTAAATTGAACATCCAAATGCGCACAATGCCACCTAGAGGCCATGAGATGACTCGTTTTTGCCATAGTCATAGTAATTTTTCAAATCTTTCTCTAAAAATGCTGAATGTGTTTGAAAAAGTGCATAAAAATAAAGTTCCTCTCTCctaacattttacattagtCATAAAGCAACTGCGATATGTCATGCAATGTGaaatatgcatttttaattttcttttagaaacaaatcaatgtataatACAAAATGCAACGGTCACGGAGATCATTGGCTAGAAAAGGCTTATGTCACGAGGTACCAAATCTCCTCATTGGTCCCAGATGATGCGGAGAGGGCTATTCTGGATCCTTGGCTCGTCCCATTTTGCGCCTGCGTCGGATATCGACCAATCACCTATTCAGCTGATGGTTTGTGATCTTAACAGAGTTTTGACAGGTTTTGACAGCTATTCAAATGTGTACTAAGCGCAGTTGCCAGATGGATAGGTTTCCTACTGCACAATTGGGCAAGTTTTAATGACAGCGTGCGTGCAAAAATGGACTCGGTCGTACAGAAAAAATAGCATTTGTGCGTTTTTTGGTGAGTCCGAGGGTGATGGGCAGTATAGTGTCAATGAAATTTAGCAACCTGATCAAGCGCTACCAAGTCTACCTTCTGCGGGATAGTTAGCTTAGATGACTCTTGGGTGGACGTTTATTACTTAGTTTGATGTTGAATGCAATGGCATAATTAATGTAAAATCACTGCCTTAAAAAATCAGGGTTGCAAGAGCTAACAGATAACTAATTCTCTAGCTTAAAAGTTATTACCCATTAATTTGACGAAGGTTTTTATCAGGATCTTGTGCAGAAATAGATAAACGTTTTCAGCTATAAGCTGATACAGTCTTGTGATTAATAAAGTAGAActtggtgggtgtgtggggggctGTAGGTGTGCACTCATAAAAAAAGAGATTAGAGATTATTCTAACATAGATGCTAGAATATGTAGAAAGATCATATActaagaaatagaaaaataataaacgATGAACTTACCTGGTTGAAATCTTATTCTCTATataaatgcagtttgcgtctgaTACTACACTGAtgcatatatattatataacatttagaaTTCAATTATTTAAGTCTAACAATGTTTCACGTAGAAGGGAAACACTACCATTATGAAGTGAGCTCAGCCAAAATGCAAGCAAACAATACTGAGCTGGCAGAAAGACACGaagctaatatatatatatatatatatatatatatatatgtatatatatatatatatatatatacattaattaaaataactgaaaacaaaatctGCATATAAACCACATACTATCAAGAAGACAGGTGAGGGTAGGTGAGCACTGAGCCGTACTGAGTTGTAGAAGCTCGAGACAGCTGCTGGATAGTGATTGGGCGATATCCAACGCATGCGCAACATGGGGACCCGCCAGGGATCCATTCACCCGGATAATTCTGGTCAATAGTATCCCGACATCAACATGGCTGTAGTCGATGTCATTGTGAACAATTGTAAGGCACTTTGGAGGATACCGTTGGTCGGTCAAAGATTGCCGTGGATTTTTTTGGGTATTTCAATAGTGGGATCAATTGTAAAAGACACACATCTCTTACCGGATACATATTTTAGCAACAGCAGAAATCTTCTCAATACGTAAGTAGTTGTGTTAGCCATTATCAAATGAaaatagctaacgttagctagttagccaacTGCTGTTGCTTCTGTCCTTACTAACTTGCTATCGACAACAGTGACAATGTCAGTTACATTAACATTATGTTGATACTAACTGGGGTGTAGCGTACCTAAATATCTGACCGCCGATATTTTAAACGGTTATTTAActaaaataacaaaagttaacGTCACCTTAGTTTTTATCCTTTCAAGGACAAGCTGATTTGCGTCAATAATCACTACTAGCTACTTGTACAAAATTCCTCTTGTATTCTGGCATATGTAAGCCACACAGTCTTCTCTGTAGTTAACTGGCCTTGCAGCCTGGTTTTCAACTGTTTTCGTCAGTGCAATCACCCATTCCTATATATTTTCAGGTATTTTGTCAAAGTGTCCTGGGGCTGGACCTTGATGCTATTGACCCCATTCATTCTTCTCACATCCTACAACAAGGAATGGACATATGCTCTCCGGCGACTGAGCTCACTAGTGGTGGCCACTGCCATTTGGTACACCGTCACGGAGACCTTCTTCTACATCGAAGATGCCACTGGCACGTCATGCCTCATGCCTGAATCTCAAGTGAAGGGTCAAGTCCCTTACAATGAAATCAATACAAGTTCCAGATGCAGGAAGGCTGG is a window from the Esox lucius isolate fEsoLuc1 chromosome 12, fEsoLuc1.pri, whole genome shotgun sequence genome containing:
- the fitm2 gene encoding fat storage-inducing transmembrane protein 2, which gives rise to MAVVDVIVNNCKALWRIPLVGQRLPWIFLGISIVGSIVKDTHLLPDTYFSNSRNLLNTYFVKVSWGWTLMLLTPFILLTSYNKEWTYALRRLSSLVVATAIWYTVTETFFYIEDATGTSCLMPESQVKGQVPYNEINTSSRCRKAGGQWDGFDISGHSFILSYSALVIAEEMAPMANVEMEVNSNTVLDLIYISLNSIVIIWVFMFCCTSVYFHAFSHKFFGTVFGILGWYITYRVWYLKPMSPGLPQQANKKGRQPS